The genome window tccataaatttatttaaagttattaGCTTTCGATTCAACATCTAAAAGGTTTCTCCTCATCACTTTAAGACTATGAAACAAGTAAAAGGCAGAGAATTCATGGAATCTCAAAGAATAAATTAGCAAAGGGTGTTCGATTACTTTGTGAAGGCTTGGAGGGTGTGTCTTctaataatgacaatatatagATGTGTCTTCGGTCTCTTAAGACTACTAATATTGAGGTATTTTTAGTGGCTTCAACACTAAGAGATTTGACTCCAACCTGGACTAATCCAAAATGGATATATTTGTATCTTTGTTTTTTGAGTTTATTAATGACGACTTTATCTAATAATTGGAttgtttcatattctttttgaataggtaaactcctttcttttgtttttataacataactgcaaaaagcatttaaattttcaaaagttgttttttttttgtaaacttgGTTTGTTGGAACTCTTAGAAGAGTCCAATTAACAAATCTTTGgggaatattttcataatgttCTTCTTGTTCATTAACAGTGTTGTTTGAGGTTTGGTCAGATTCTTGGGATTGATTAGAAACAAAGCTTGCAGAAGAATTGGTTTTTGTAAGGAAATGAAacattctttgttttcttatttcctaTAGAGGGTTCTACTATCTAGATTTCTGAATTAATTAAGTTGCCTACAGGGATACTATGTCCTTAACATGCCTAACCCATGGCTAACTGGACATTGTATCAATTCtcagcaaaataataatacattaatgAAGATAGTTAAACCAGAACTCGgaaatattgaaaacaaattaaattttttcttaaacttaGAAAAACCTGCTCCtccttggctctgataccagtTAGTCCCGAAGATCTGAGGATCGAATTGGTAATGAGATATTTGTAATTTGAAAACTTAAGTttgaaaacttaatttgaaaatttggaaacttaaaattaaattttgaagaagttttttgaaaaatttggagAAACAATTCAAATGGCTAAATCGAGTTCTGTCTTTCATTCTCAAACTGATAACCTTTTATAGAGGGCTATTCTATCTTTACATTATTTGAATCGGGAAATTATTACATTTGAAACTTTGATCTTAGCAGATATTTTAATACACAAAGCAGTTAACAGAGATCCAAGTGACTAGTTATTTGGCATTTTCAATATCATTTACAGAAATAATACTCAATATTTAATGCAATCTAAATGGAAGACAGTCTAATTTCCTTTAATCAAAGAACAAAGGAAGTAGGCCACATACACCTACAAGGGTTTTGGAAAGCTTAATCCATCCTTTTCTCTTTAGAAGAGGTCACTCTGTCATCGGGATTCAgactcattttaaaattaaaaggtttcTTGAGACAGCTATACAGTTTGATGCACTTCCCAGTGCATGTTTTTAACTATAATACCaagatgatttttcagtataaAAAACTCctgcttttcttttcattctcaaAGCCTTGGAGGAACATGTCATATAAAATATTGGAAGAAACAGTACAAAAAATATGGCATGATAGCAAGTAACAATAAATTAGAACCGTTAAGCAATCTGACAGAAGACTGGAATAACAATTCATGCAAGGGAAAAGAGAGATGCATACGATGCTACTCATTCCAGCATGTGATTCATAAATTCTAAGTGATTTTGGTCTTTTTGTAGGGGGGTTTTTGAATACGTACTTTTCCTGTCACAATATAAATTCCGTTAGGCACACAAGAGAGTAACAAAAATTTGAGATTAGATATATATAATTGCTTGAATCTGGCAgtgattaaacatgcacatgCAATAACATAACTTAAAAACTGATTTCACATTCGAAAGTGAACCAACCAAAATCGGttagttataaatttttttacggGAGTTGATTCTTAACACCAACACTACGTTCATAAAAAACAACCTCCTTgcataattattcaaaaaagtataagaaattatttctcTTTAAACTCGTTTTGTCATGCATGTTGGTGCATCTTCACACTCATGCATTCATTTTAATAGTATTACAAACATTAGTTAGTACTCCTGATTTTACCCAGGCTCCAATTATTTCAGCAGCTCATAGTTTGAAAagaattaagtcatttaatatTTCCAAGCAAACCACACTAAATATACCTCTTCTGGTGGATCATAGTATATTCCACTGTATGGGATTTCACCAGGTGCTTGAATAGAGAACTTGATCCAAGCAGGAATAGAATCCTTAACCCCAGATTTAGTTTCCATGCGATTCTACAATCATATGgtcaaaaagttaaaatgcACAAATGGAAAACGAACTTTAATAAATGGTAATTGACATTATCATGACAGCTAACCAGAACAGGGTCAAAAAATCTCttctgttcttttttctttatgttttttaagGCTGGAGTTGGTTGGATCTCAGCTaccttaaataattttctttgacTTCGAGCAcccattaaataattttcttttacaaagcTTTACCAAAGGCCATGGAGTAGGGAGAAAGTAAGAGTTATCCAAAACTGCTGTAAGGGAGAGTTTAAGTATGCAACTCAAGAGAAACTCAGTGAAGAGTTGATGCCTACTTATAAAAGTTTAACAGCTTGGGATCAACTATGATTTTGTTACATTTGTTACGATTTTCCTTTATTCagcaaatattttattgatttcataatctcttaaaatttgacttacatgtataatttttttatacaaactCACATGGATAACTaatctttaaattatataacCTTTTCCAATTTTTCACTTACAGAAAGAGAGCAATAGTTTGGCCAGaaagaaattctaaaaatatagcTCTGTCTATTACAATTGTAGAAAAAAATTGACGCATAAGAATATTAAAACCACCATTATAACAGTAGAAAAGAGAACTAAACCAAGAAGCAAGAAGCCCAAACTCTAAAATAAGGATTAATTCTTTATTTAGCAGCAACTATACAAGACATCATTATCAATCTATAAAAAGATTCCAGGtctaaacattttcttttaccaCCTATTCTTATGCCGTCAAGGGTGCATAAAACCTATCCAAGGAATCTCAAATGCACAAAATCAGAGTGTCTATGTTGCAAACATAGCAATTGCCTCAAGTTAAGATCTGCCCAAATGATTTTTCAGGACTCTCGAACAACCTACTAGAAAATAAGACAGAATCGTAACAACGAAAAAAGGTAATAAATTAAGatctttacattcatttcacgATATTTCCCATCTTTGTCCAAGTAGATATCATTATTATCCTTTGTTTCATAAGCGTCCCCGTGTTCATCAAGCTTGTCATCTCCTCATGAAGAACTAGAAAGTTTGGATGAAAATGATGCTTATAGAAAAGAGATCGAAGTTTAATTCCAGCAACCATCGACACCCATAAGCATGATATGTAAAATCATAGGCTAACATTTAAACTGCTAAAATGACATAAATATTAGGGTACAAGGGAATGCCATCAAAGAATGGGAATTGCAGGTTGGAATAAGACTAATAGTATGTGTCGAATATGATTAAGATATTGTCCaaaaaaaggagcaaaaaatCTTTACTCTAGAAAATAGCAATGTCAATTTCTACATATATTCAAAGAATGGGTAAAACCAAAAAGGAACAAAGTCCCACATCTTTTATAGATCAAATAAGCAAAACAAAAATCTGCAGTTCATGCtttgaagaaaaaaactatCTTAACCAAGTTTAAAGGAAATAAGTATCATAGTGCATGgctattcaatttattttagagCTCCAAATCACCTTTGCCCCTAAGAAATTTCTCATGattccaataaaaaaaataccccAAAGAGAAAGACGAAAAATATCAATATAACAGATcctctaaaaaaatcaaactgaGGCAAACtactacaaaaaaaataattattatgaaGGAACAAAAGGGGAAAACCTGGAAGTGGGGAGGGAAGGAAAGTTgtgaaaagggttaaaagcgaAGAGATTTCCCACATCAAGTTGAAAAGGGTTCTAGTTCTCCGTCTCCATCTTCAACTGGCGTTGGAATGTAGTGTTTGCTGCTAAGCAAGGCTATTAGTTCGGCTTTTTAAAACCTAATACAGAAACActcacaaaaatttcaagaatgaaaATCCTAACAATCATGGACCGAGAGAGAGAATTTCAtacaaaatcaatttaaaagatGTCTGAAATAGCACAAGTAACATAAATCCTACAATGGAAATTGACAAACAGAACGGAATCAAAAACATTAACAGAAATCCATATTGAATCCCTACTAATCTGCAATAAAACATTAatgaatcaaacaaataaatctaaaaaaccTAAAGGGTGTTTTGAGTATACCGATTTTAGGGGAAAAAATTAGGGGTTTTAGGGGGGGAATTTTGAGGATAAAACGGCGCCAtgttttttaaagtaaaatgatttttgtggcgtttttatttaaaactccGCTATTGCTaccttttgcggcatttttcataaaagtgccacaaaaaatcatttcattttaaacaaaacgaTACCTTTTTGCTCTGctaaaaattctttattttgtctgctaaaaattattagttaagtgattttataaaacatttattattactattttttataaattgaatttttataataaaaaaaaccaagtgCTCTCaatgtaaacaaaataaataccttatattttaataagaaaacaaatgattaaatggtcgtaattagttattaagttagaattattcAATGTAAGTAATCaatctctcacatatcaaatttctattaaaaattgagacgttaatcatgattttatattattcttttccAATCTATTCTCCATTTTATTGGAGatatttcttcctaactaaaatataactattttgctaGATTTTCTatgtggaatgattttagtttttgtatttcattttatttgttagaatttggtcctatccaaaatagatagttacctatccatatcaatcattactttttatttatttatttatttatcaatatttttttaaaatctaatatttaaatatatcaaacggtttagattaaatatatataaatataaaacattaattgattgtataaaatttcatcatttaacaattaaatctcaagtaaaccttaaccttaaaccctaaattaaccattcaataaatataaagtctatctattatatatctcttaaataatttaaactatactcataatttcaatatatttaatttattattatctcttttagaattatataagaacatatttaaaatataaattaaaaattaatttaaacccaaaaccctaacccgaaCCCTGAattcctaaaccttaaatccctaactcttaacccctaacgtctaacccctaaaccttaaatcccaacccttaaaccataatctcTAATCCATAATCTCTAaatccatactccctaaaccttaaaatatgaactcctaaaccgctcttaaatcttaaattaatcatataccctaaactaaaaaccctaaacaaatttattattatctcctttacaattatataagaacatatttaaaatataaattaaaaaataattaaggtaaacccaaaaccctaacccgacccctaaatccctaactcttaacccctaatgtctaacccctaaacccctaactcttaacccctacaccttaaatcccaacccttaaaccataaccCCTAATCTATAATCCCTAAATtcatactccctaaaccttaaaatagtaactcctaaactggccttaaatcttaaataaattatataccTTAAACCAAAAAtcctaaactatagtgataattaattcaatattttaaaattaatactatttcttttacgattatataagaaaattttaatatataaattaaaaaatcggTAATCATGTAccccaaaaactttaaaattattttaaataatagtattttcatttttccatgtgttttatttcaaattatttccacgtgtcattatttttttctgaagattttaaatattcaattagaaataaattgaattttatttaattaatataaataaaccaaacgccgctaaagccctcagcattagcggcgatttttaaaaaacaacGCTAAAACAccgagcattagtggcgctttttcaaaaatgtcgCGAAAACCCCAAGCATTAGCGGTGCATtttcaaaaacaccgctaaagccccaagcattagcggcgctttcttgaaagcgccgctaaagcccctAAAGGTaagaaaacgacgtcgttgggctTTGGTTTTTTGTGACGTTTTTCTGAAAAGCGCTTCgaatgctcatttttagcggagtttttcaaaaaacaccgctaatgcttgatctttagtggcgatttccataaagcgccgctaatgctcgatttttatcAGTGTTTTTTgtccaagcgccgctaaaagtaccgctaaaagcctgttttggtgtagtgtgagTTGAAagctaaaccgatgtttctTGAATAAATCTGTAAAGCTCAGAAAGATGATagtgagttgcaagctaaaagagctTAGTGCGAGTCAGGTGTAGAGTCTGATTTTTAGATTGGTTCTGAaggttgtttgatgtttagaaATCGAATATGTGTACTGAAGAATGATGAGCTTAATCGAAAAATCTTACAGGAAGCACATAGCAGTTCTTTGACTATTCAcccaggtagtacaaagatgtataatgatttgaagaaaacgTACTGGCAGGCAGGAATGAAAACAGatatttcataatttgtttCTAGATTCTTAATTTGTTAGCAGATAAAGGCcaaacatcaggtacctttagGTTTATTGCAGTCTGTGTTAGTTCCTGAGTGAAAATGGGActgagttaccatggattttgtggcAGGGTTACTGTTGAcactgagaaagaaagatgcagtatgggttgtgattgataagCTAACGAAGTCGGATCATTTTATCCCAGTTCTtatggattattcacttaaCAAGTTGGCCAAGTTGTATCTTTCAGAGATagtcagactacatggagtaccattatcgattatctcagatagaaatccgagatttacttcgcgattttggaagaaattgtaGGAAGGTTTGGGcacaaagttgagttttagtacagctttccatccttagaccgatggtcagtcagagagagtTATTAAAATGCTTGAggatatgctcagatgttgtgttttagaattttaaggTAGTTAAGAGAAATATTTGTCATTGGTAGAGTTttcctataataatagttatcaatcgaTTTTGAAGATAGCACCTTataaagctttgtatggacgtaagtgtcatacacctttgtattggacagagcttaaggaaaatcagatttacggggttgatctagtcaaagaaatagaagagaaagtaaaagtcattagagattgcttgaaagcagcttcagatagACATAAATCCTATgcatatttgaaaagaaaagagattgagtttcagGTTGGTGAcagggtatttttgaaagtatcaccatggaagaaagttctcagatttggcaagaaaggcagactaagtccacgttttattggactGTTCGAGGTGACTAAAAGAGTTAGGCCTTTAGCATATCGATTAGCTTTGCCgactgagttagagaagattcatgatgtattccatgtgtctatgttacgccGTTATCGTTCAGATCCATCACATTTGATTTCTCAGACAGAGTTGAGATTCAGCCAAATATGACTTACGGTGAAGAATCGGTAAAGATTCTAGCTCGAGAGGCCAAGCAACTAAGTAACAAAAGTATTGCACTTGCCaaagtattatggaataggcatggggTAGACAAGGCTACATGGGAGCCTGAAGAGGCTATGCgaaaacagtacccaaatctcttcacaggtaagattttcgaggatgaaaatccctaaaggggggagaaatgtaacatcccgaaatagggcctaaataAAATAGTGGTTGTGAAACCACGAATacgagatagaaaagtttattgtgattaatttttatgatttatcgattgattggatgcacGTATTAGAATACTGATcagaaatttcagcaattgcatgtctgaattgcatattagggtttaattgcaaaagtgggtaaatatgagttttagatgataaaggatttaatagaagtgaataattgaagtagaggtccataaatggtaattagaccattagattttcatggaaaaaactgggcatgcatagataaaaataactagagttttaatgaagggcattttagtcatttggtaataaaaagaattaaaagggaaaaagatggcaaaatgtgctcatcttcttccataaggGTCGAAACTTCAAgggactccatagctagggtttcttcactttctcaagctcatagtaagtgcatccaagccccgtttttattttttattttttacgtttttagagtccttgtagctcggtttagcttattctaccattaattcatgttagggttcatatttggaaaaatacccataggtgaaatgtgtttattttgatgttttatgatagaatatgaagtttgaaattatgttagacaacttttgctaggcgattttaagtgaaaacgagtaaaacgacataatcgataaaaatacctaatgttcataagtaaatgttagagtgggaatttgatgttgccatagaagggaaagatgttcagcatatcataaaacataagaataagggatgaagtttaatttccgagctttgaggaaaaaagtgtaaatatgtagaAGTTTAgaggcaaaatcataattttgccaaagttcgaGGAATGTGAGTATCAAATAAgctaaatttactattatagaTCATGAGGAACAAAATATGGAGTTAGACtgtggaaagaaaaaggttgaggactaagttgctagatttgatcgtattttgtattgaggtaagtttacggtaaataaatgtaatatttcaataattattattaatgttgttatttttcagcaattaagtacttatttcatgaaattatttattgttgactcaagtatgagatgatagagaatcagtgttataAAATCCAGttgaaacattgggaatgtatcagatacaaatgtcatgacattagggggATGAgaccccatgtaagaccatgtttgggacatggcattagCATTATtaaggttatgagaggtcccaagaaagaccatgtctgggacatggcgttggtacCGAGATgtgaggtcccccgtaagaccatgtctgggacatggcgtgggcaccgatatgagaactctcatgtaagaccatatctgggatatggcatttgcagtacaggaaacatcccatgtaagaccatgtctgggacatggctttgacatgttattatcagataggagacccgagtatccttagtattccaagtggttcaacgggctagtaaatagactatgttacatgaaagtaaaagcataataaatagattcaggtgagttataagggttaaaaGTATcccagttatcagttgagaaaaaaaattcagcaagggaggagtaagtaataatcatgagttatttaactAAGAAAtgaagtaaacaagtaagagagtaagtaaagaaaaaagtaaagatcatgatacttgatgataatttatgagtataattatttaggataaatgttgttatttatttgcttgtaaacttatacGCTTTATACTTAccccctttattttccttctttttatagtatcgccaagccaaTTCGGGGATCATAAGGGCATCGGAGATcttttcacactatcaacagaccatctcggtattttgtgattcgaaacgttttaagttatggcatgtatagagacttagtcattttgtgtgtgtgtccttatgatatggctaatgaatagcatgtaaatacTCGATAAtaattagctattgaaatgactatttaagaacgtgttttggtgttatgtatgcctaaatgatagttaatacaaagaaattataaaagagtaaatatttgcaatggaacagtttttggatagcagcattgacgtgattttgaaaaatcaccaatgatagtagaaatggaattagagagtcaatgagatatagaattaaatcttatcgagtttattttcacatgaaagaaacaatgtaggcaaaggaattttatattttttcatatttgaactttagtgagacagggtcagaatggtttttgaagtcccctgttctaactttaggaaatcattaaaaattgtacagaaaaaATTGTGAGTCATactttatatttctagattcttTAGCGactctattttcaatagaaataagcGGGAGCACCAAATGAAGcccgtacaatgagataattaatttctaGTGAATAGAGGTCAGAACCATTggacagtgaaataggggagactgtAACGAATTAACTGTAGTATTTGGCTAACccaaaaattctagaaatttatgataagaagatatatgagtctagttttatgaaaaatttacggatctaaattttgagtttcgtaactcgagttataattaaattagtgacagtcacacaagtggacagttttattgtgaatagtgaaataaatattttgatttatttaagtattcaaaaatttttttaatgttcccaGTTTGGACTTGAACCATTTATGTTgtatgttttagggtctcgagggccctttttagggacatattgattgaacgtgagcgaattaattttaaaagcaaatttttatgctctgaactagtaagttaagtcaggtaacgcctcgtgctcaaCTTTGGAAACGGtatcgggtaaggggtgttacattaatcgtagtgcatcttcgggtactctGGCTAGCTTGAAG of Gossypium raimondii isolate GPD5lz chromosome 3, ASM2569854v1, whole genome shotgun sequence contains these proteins:
- the LOC105797318 gene encoding 1,4-alpha-glucan-branching enzyme 2-2, chloroplastic/amyloplastic, with product MNNRMETKSGVKDSIPAWIKFSIQAPGEIPYSGIYYDPPEEEKYVFKNPPTKRPKSLRIYESHAGMSSIVCISLFPCMNCYSSLLSDCLTVLIYCYLLSCHIFCTVSSNILYDMFLQGFENEKKSRSFLY